In the genome of Streptomyces violaceoruber, the window CATGTTCGGCTTCTCCCGTACCAAGGCCGCGGAGCTCGCCGCGGCGGGCAAGGTGCAGGTCGACGGATCGGTGGTCGGCAAGTCCGAGCGCGTCCACGGCGGTGCCTGGCTCGAGGTCGAGATGCCGCAGGCGCCCGCTCCCGTGCAGGTGGTCGCCGAGCCCGTCGAGGGCATGGAGATCGTGCACGACGACGAGGACGTGGTCGTCGTCGTCAAGCCGGTGGGCGTCGCGGCGCATCCGTCGCCGGGGTGGAGCGGGCCGACCGTCATCGGCGGACTGGCCGCCGCCGGGTACCGCGTCTCCACCTCCGGCGCCGCCGAGCGCCAGGGCATCGTGCACCGCCTCGACGTCGGCACCTCCGGTCTGATGGCGGTGGCCAAGTCGGAGCGCGCCTACACCTCGCTCAAGCGCCAGTTCAAGGAGCGCACGGTCGACAAGCGCTACCACACGCTCGTACAGGGCCACCCCGACCCGACCAGCGGCACCATCGACGCCCCCATCGGCCGCCACCCGCAGCACGACTACAAGTGGGCCGTCACCGCCGAGGGCAAGCCCTCCGTCACGCACTACGACCTCATCGAGGCCTTCCGCGCCGCCTCCCTGCTCGACGTGAAGCTGGAGACCGGCCGCACCCACCAGATCCGCGTCCACATGGCAGCCCACCGCCACCCCTGCGTCGGCGACCTGACCTACGGCGCGGACCCCACCCTCGCCAAGCGGCTGCGGCTGACCCGCCAGTGGCTGCACGCCGTGCGGCTCGGCTTCGAGCACCCCGGCACCGGCGACTGGGTGGAGTACGCCAGCGAATATCCCGACGACCTCCAGCAGGCCCTCGACCTGGTGCGCGAGGAGACCTACGGATGAGCGTGCCGAGCCGGGCCCCGGCCGCCTACGAGGTGCGCGTCGCCGAGGACCCCGTCGACCGCGAGGCGTGCTTCGCCGTGCGCAAGGACGTCTTCGTCGCCGAGCAGAAGGTCCCCGAGGACATCGAGTACGACGCCTACGACGCCGACGCGGTGCACGTCCTGGCCGTCCGGGAGGACGGCGTGCCGCTCGGCACCGGCCGGCTGCTGCACGGCGCGGCCGCCGCCGCGAAGAACGGCGACGGCGACCCGGCCGTCGGCTCCCTGGGCCGGCTCGCGGTGACCGCCGCGGCCCGCGGCCTGGGCGTCGGGGCCGCGCTGGTCCGGGCCGTCGAGGAGGCGGCGCGCGCACGGGGACTCACCGCCGTGGACCTGCACGCGCAGACGCACGCCCTGGGATTTTACGAACGTCTGGGGTACGAGGCATACGGACCCGAGTTCCCGGACGCCGGGATTCCGCACCGCGCGATGCGGCGAGCCCTGTAGCCGGGGCGGCGAACGGGCTGGTGAGACCGGTCGCGTGGCACGCTTGAGGTCCGCCGTGTAACGCCGAGACCCCACCGGAGCGGTGACCGTGGATCAGCTGGCCCTGTTGTTCATGCTGTTGCTCGGGGCCCTGCTGAGCGTCCCGATCGGCGCCCGGCTCGGGCTGCCGGCGCCGGTGCTGATGACGCTCCTCGGGATCGTCCTGGCGCTGCTCGACTTCGTGCCCAACGTCGACATCCCGCCCGAACTGATCCTGCCCGGACTGCTGCCGCCGCTGCTGTACGCCGCCGTGCGGCGCACGTCCTGGCGGCAGTTCGCGGCCAACAAGCGCCCCATCTTCCTGCTGGCAGTCGCCCTGGTCTTCGTCACCATGGTCTGCGTGGCCTCGGTGGCCCACGCGATCGTGCCGGGGCTGCCGATCGCCGCCGCCTTCGCGCTGGGCGCCCTGGTGGCGCCGCCCGATCCGGTCGCCGCGACCGCCGTCGCCGGGCAACTGGGGCTGCCGCGCCGCCTGGTGTCCATCCTGGAGGGCGAGGGGCTCTTCAACGACGTGACGGCCATCGTCCTGTACCACGTGGCCATCGCCGCGGCGGTCGGCGGCTCCTTCTCGCCGTGGCGGGCCGGGTTCGACCTCGTGCTCTCCGCCGTCGTCGCCGTCGCGATCGGGCTCGTCCTGGGCTGGGGCTCCAACAAGCTCATGAGCGTGCTGGGCGACCCGACGCTCCAGATCGGGCTGACCCTGCTGGTGCCGTTCGTGAGCTACGTCGCCGCCGACGAACTGCACGGCTCGGGCGTGCTCGCCGTACTCACCACCGCCATGTTCCTCGCCGAGTACGCCTCGGACGCCGACGACGTGATGACGCGGCTCGGCGGCCACACCGTCTGGGACGTGGTCGACACCCTGGTCACCGGGGTGGCCTTCGGCCTGATCGGACTGGAGCTGCACAACGCCGTGCGCACCGCCTCCGGCCGGTGGACCGAACTGCTCGGCTGGGCGGCGGCGATCCTCGTCGTCGTCGTCCTGGTGCGGCTGCTGTGGCTGCTGCCGGCCACCTGGCTGACCCAGCGGTTGCACGCCCGGCGCGACCAGGACGAGGACATCCCGACCAGCTGGCGGGAGACGGTGGTCATGTGGTGGGCGGGGATGCGGGGCGTGGCCTCGGTCGCGCTGGCCCTGGCGATTCCCCTGGAGACGGACGACGGGGCGGCCTTCCCGCACCGGGAGGAGATCGTCTTCATCGCGTTCGGGGTGATCATGGGCACGCTGCTGCTGCAGGGACTGACGCTGCCCTGGCTGGTGGGCCGGCTCGGGGTGCGGGCGGACACCGAGCGGGAGCAGGAGTTCGAGCGGGACCTGGCGCTGCGGGCGGCCAAGGCGGCCAAACAGCGGCTCAAGGAGATCGAGTCGGTGGAGGAGCTGCCGGAGGAGCTGTCCGAGCAGATGCTGCGGCGCGCCTTCGACATCGGCATACGCATCAGCCCGGACCTCGGCGACGAGGAACGGCGGGAGGCGCAGGAGCAGCGGGCGCGGCGGATCAAACGGGTCCGGCGCATCCAGGGCGAGATGCTCAGCGCCGCCCGGCACGAGGTGCTGGCCGCCCGCAGCGAGCCCGGCGCCGACCCGGAGATCGTCGACCGGGTGCTGCGCCACCTGGACGTGCGCAGCCTGCGCTGACCCTGGCGCGCGGCCGCGCGGTCACAGGCTCTTGGCGGGGCGGCCCGGGAAGCGGCGGGCGTCCCCGTCGGAGGAGCGGCCGGCGGCCGGGTCCGGGGCGTGGCGGGCGTGCGGGAGGCCGGCGCGGGGCGGGCGCAGGGCCGCGTCCGCCGTATTGACCCGCGGCAGCGCGTACGGGTGCTCGTCGGCCAGCCAGCGCAGCATTCCCTCGCGGACCGTGACCCGCACCGTCCAGATGTCGTCCGCGTCCTTCGCCGTCACCAGGGCCCGCACCTCCATGGTGGTCGGGGTGGTGTCCGTGACGGTCAGGTTGTAGTTGCGCCCGTCCCAGGCCGGGCACTCGCGGAGGATGTCGCGCAGCCGCTCGCGCATCAAATCCATCGGTGCCGAGTGGTCGAGGTGCCAGAACACGGTCCCGGTCATCTGCGGGGTGCCGCGCGACCAGTTCTCGAACGGCTTGGAGGTGAAGTACGACACCGGCATCGTGATCCGGCGCTCGTCCCAGGTGCGCACGCTCAGATACGTCAGCGTGATCTCCTCGACGGTGCCCCACTCGCCGTCCACCACGACCGTGTCGCCCATGCGCACCATGTCGCCGAAGGCGATCTGGAACCCCGCGAACAGATTGCCCAGCGTGGACTGGGCCGCCACACCGGCGACGATGCCGATGATGCCGGCCGAGGCCAGCAGCGAGGCACCCGCCGCCCGCATCGCCGGGAACGTCAGCAGCATCGAGGACACCGCGACCACGCCGACGACCGCCGTGACCACCCGCATGATCAGCGACACCTGAGTCCGCACCCGGCGCACCCGGGCCGGATCCCGCTCGGCGTGGGCGTGCGCGTAACGGGAGTAGGACGTCTCGACGACCGCCGCGGCGATCCGGACCACCAGCCAGGCCACCGAGCCGATCAGCAGCAACGTCAGCGTCCGGCCGACCCCGGTGCGGTGCTCCGGGAACACCCCGGCCTCGACGTACGACCCTCTCAGCAGGCCCGAGCAGAGCACGATCTGGTAGGGGACGCGGGCACGGCGCAGCAGCCCCCACAGCGGTGTCTCGGGGTGTCGTCCGTCGGCCTTGCGCAGCAACAGGTCGGTGGCCCAGCCGATGACCACGGTCAGCAGCACCGAGCCGCCGACCACGATCAGCGGGCGGAGTATCGTCTCCATCCCTCGAACGTAACCGGCCGCGCGGTGCTGTGAACCTGTGAGGTATCTCCCGCCCGGGGTATCGCCGGGCGCGGGCCTGTCACACCCGGCTGGCACCATGGCCCCATGAACATCGTGCTCTTTCACTCGACCCTCGGCCCGAGGCCCGCGGTGCGGCAGGCCGCCGACCGGCTGCGCGACGCCGGGCACCAGGTGTGGACCCCGGACCTCTTCGAGGGCCGTACCTTCGACACGGTCGAGGAGGGCATGGCCCACCAGGACGGGATCGGCCGCGAGGAGCTGCTGAAGCGGGCCGTGCTGGCCGCCGCGCCCTATTCCGAGCGGGGACTGGTCTACGCCGGGTTCTCGCTCGGCGCCTCCATCGCCCAGACCCTCGCCCTCGGCGACCACCGGGCGCGCGGGCTGCTGCTCCTGCACGGCACCTCGGACCTCGCACCGAACGCCTCGGTCGACGAACTGCCGGTCCAGCTGCACGTGGCCGAGCCGGATCCCTTCGAGACGGACGACTGGCTCAGCGCCTGGTACCTCCAGATGGGCCGGATCGGCGCCGACGTCGAGGTGCACAGATACCCCGGCGCCGGACACCTGTACACCGACCCCGGTCTGGACGACTACGACGCGGAGGCGGCCGAGGCCACCTGGCGGGTGGCGCTCGGCTTCCTCGAGTCCCTTCAGGAGGCTCAGGCGGGGGAGTAGACGCGCTCGACCCGCTGCGTGCCGCTGCGGGTGCGGTAGGAGCGGGTCCACTCGGAGGTGGCCCGCGGGTCGGTGCGGTCGGAGACCACGTAGTAGTCCATCTGCGCCCGGTCCGCGGTGATGTCCAGCACGCCGTAGCCGTGCCGGTCCGTGTCGACCCAGCGCACGTGCCGGTTCGCGGCCCGGATCACCGGCGCGGCGATCGCCGAGACGGTGCCCTCGGGGACCTTCACGATGTCGTCGAGGTTGTCGGACGTCACCGACGTGACGACGAACTCCGTGGCCGCGGAGGCGGACAGCGGGTAGGTCCCGGCGTTGTACGGCACGTCGTTGGCCCAGGCCATGTGGATGTCGCCGGTCAGGAACACGGTGTTGCGGATCGCGTGCGCGCGCAGGTGGGCCAGCAGCTCGCGGCGGTCGTCGGTGTAGCCGTCCCACTGGTCGGTGTTGAGGGCGATGCCCTCCTTCGGCAGCCCGAGCAGCTCGGCGAGCGGCCCGAGCAGTGACGCGGGGAGTGAGCCGACCGCGAACGGCGAGATCATCACCGGGTTGCCGACCAGGCGCCAGGTGGCGTCGGAGGACGCGAGACCCGACTTGAGCCAGTCGAGCTGGGCGCGGCCGGTGAGGGTGCGGTCCGGGTCGTCGACCTCGCCGTCGCCGAGCGCCACCTGCTGCGAGCGGAAGGTGCGCAGGTCGAGCAGCGAGAGGTCGACGAGCTTGCCGAAGCGCAGCCGCCGGTAGGTGGTGCCGGCGATCGCCGGGCGCACCGGCATCCACTCGAAGTAGGCCCGCTTGGCGGCGCTCTGCCGCTCCGCCCAGGTCCCCTCGGCGCCCTCGGTGTGGTTCTCGGCGCCGCCCGACCAGGTGTCGTTGGCGATCTCGTGGTCGTCCCAGATCGCCACCACCGGCGCCGTGGCGTGCAGAGCCTGGAGGTCGGGGTCGGTCTTGTAGCGGCCGTGCCGGATCCGGTAGTCGGCGAGGGTGAGGATCTCGTGGGCCGGGGCGTGCGGGCGTACGACGGTGTCACGGTTGGCGTACTCGCCGGTGCCGTACTCGTAGATGTAGTCGCCCAGGTGCAACCAGGCGTCCAGGTCGCCGCGGGCCGCGAGATGGCGGTACGAGGAGAAGTACCCGGCCTCCCAGTTGGCGCAGGAGACCACCCCGAAGCGCAGGCCGGTGACGGCCGCGTCGTGCGCGGGGGCGGTGCGGGTGCGGGCGACGGGGGAGTCGGTGGGGCCCGCGGAGAAGCGGAACCAGTAGTCCGTGGCGGGCGCGAGGCCGCGGACGTCCGCCTTGACGGTGTGGTCGGCGGCGGCCGTGGCCGTGACGGACCCCTTGGCGACCACGTTCGTGAGGTCCTTGTCCGTGGCGACCACCCAGCTCACCGCGGTGTCCGGACCGGTCCCGGAGCCCGGTATGGCCTCGGGCGTCGGGGTCACCCGGGTCCACAGCAGGATCCCGTCGGGCAGGGGATCGCCGGAGGCGACGCCGTGCAGGAAGGCGGGGGCCGCGTCGGCCGCGCCGGCGGGCAGCGCCGCGGCGAGCGGGGCGGCGAGCACGGCACCGGCCGCCGCGGCCTTGACGACCGTACGGCGGCTCGGGGTGCGGGAGTTCTCGGAGGCTCTGTGTCGACTGGTCACGGCCGATCAGGTTACTGATCGGTACGCGCGCGAGTGGGCGAACTCGCAAAAGTTCGCCCACTCGTCAGCCGGCGATCACCGGAACCGGCCACCGGGGCCGGCCACCGGGACCGGCGGCGGGATCACCGGGTCACTTGGTGACGCCCGCGTCCTTCAGCGCCTTCTGCCACGCGTCGGGCGTGCTCGGGGTCTCGACCACCTTGTCGTTGATCTTGATGGTCGGGGTCGACTCGACGCCCTCGGCCTTGTCGAAGGACTTGCTCATCCGCATCGCCCAGGCGTCGTAGGTGC includes:
- a CDS encoding RluA family pseudouridine synthase, encoding MSTIPEIRTLPVPDGLEGERVDAAISRMFGFSRTKAAELAAAGKVQVDGSVVGKSERVHGGAWLEVEMPQAPAPVQVVAEPVEGMEIVHDDEDVVVVVKPVGVAAHPSPGWSGPTVIGGLAAAGYRVSTSGAAERQGIVHRLDVGTSGLMAVAKSERAYTSLKRQFKERTVDKRYHTLVQGHPDPTSGTIDAPIGRHPQHDYKWAVTAEGKPSVTHYDLIEAFRAASLLDVKLETGRTHQIRVHMAAHRHPCVGDLTYGADPTLAKRLRLTRQWLHAVRLGFEHPGTGDWVEYASEYPDDLQQALDLVREETYG
- a CDS encoding GNAT family N-acetyltransferase, with protein sequence MSVPSRAPAAYEVRVAEDPVDREACFAVRKDVFVAEQKVPEDIEYDAYDADAVHVLAVREDGVPLGTGRLLHGAAAAAKNGDGDPAVGSLGRLAVTAAARGLGVGAALVRAVEEAARARGLTAVDLHAQTHALGFYERLGYEAYGPEFPDAGIPHRAMRRAL
- a CDS encoding Na+/H+ antiporter, whose amino-acid sequence is MDQLALLFMLLLGALLSVPIGARLGLPAPVLMTLLGIVLALLDFVPNVDIPPELILPGLLPPLLYAAVRRTSWRQFAANKRPIFLLAVALVFVTMVCVASVAHAIVPGLPIAAAFALGALVAPPDPVAATAVAGQLGLPRRLVSILEGEGLFNDVTAIVLYHVAIAAAVGGSFSPWRAGFDLVLSAVVAVAIGLVLGWGSNKLMSVLGDPTLQIGLTLLVPFVSYVAADELHGSGVLAVLTTAMFLAEYASDADDVMTRLGGHTVWDVVDTLVTGVAFGLIGLELHNAVRTASGRWTELLGWAAAILVVVVLVRLLWLLPATWLTQRLHARRDQDEDIPTSWRETVVMWWAGMRGVASVALALAIPLETDDGAAFPHREEIVFIAFGVIMGTLLLQGLTLPWLVGRLGVRADTEREQEFERDLALRAAKAAKQRLKEIESVEELPEELSEQMLRRAFDIGIRISPDLGDEERREAQEQRARRIKRVRRIQGEMLSAARHEVLAARSEPGADPEIVDRVLRHLDVRSLR
- a CDS encoding mechanosensitive ion channel family protein, which translates into the protein METILRPLIVVGGSVLLTVVIGWATDLLLRKADGRHPETPLWGLLRRARVPYQIVLCSGLLRGSYVEAGVFPEHRTGVGRTLTLLLIGSVAWLVVRIAAAVVETSYSRYAHAHAERDPARVRRVRTQVSLIMRVVTAVVGVVAVSSMLLTFPAMRAAGASLLASAGIIGIVAGVAAQSTLGNLFAGFQIAFGDMVRMGDTVVVDGEWGTVEEITLTYLSVRTWDERRITMPVSYFTSKPFENWSRGTPQMTGTVFWHLDHSAPMDLMRERLRDILRECPAWDGRNYNLTVTDTTPTTMEVRALVTAKDADDIWTVRVTVREGMLRWLADEHPYALPRVNTADAALRPPRAGLPHARHAPDPAAGRSSDGDARRFPGRPAKSL
- a CDS encoding dienelactone hydrolase family protein, whose protein sequence is MNIVLFHSTLGPRPAVRQAADRLRDAGHQVWTPDLFEGRTFDTVEEGMAHQDGIGREELLKRAVLAAAPYSERGLVYAGFSLGASIAQTLALGDHRARGLLLLHGTSDLAPNASVDELPVQLHVAEPDPFETDDWLSAWYLQMGRIGADVEVHRYPGAGHLYTDPGLDDYDAEAAEATWRVALGFLESLQEAQAGE
- a CDS encoding alkaline phosphatase D family protein, whose protein sequence is MTSRHRASENSRTPSRRTVVKAAAAGAVLAAPLAAALPAGAADAAPAFLHGVASGDPLPDGILLWTRVTPTPEAIPGSGTGPDTAVSWVVATDKDLTNVVAKGSVTATAAADHTVKADVRGLAPATDYWFRFSAGPTDSPVARTRTAPAHDAAVTGLRFGVVSCANWEAGYFSSYRHLAARGDLDAWLHLGDYIYEYGTGEYANRDTVVRPHAPAHEILTLADYRIRHGRYKTDPDLQALHATAPVVAIWDDHEIANDTWSGGAENHTEGAEGTWAERQSAAKRAYFEWMPVRPAIAGTTYRRLRFGKLVDLSLLDLRTFRSQQVALGDGEVDDPDRTLTGRAQLDWLKSGLASSDATWRLVGNPVMISPFAVGSLPASLLGPLAELLGLPKEGIALNTDQWDGYTDDRRELLAHLRAHAIRNTVFLTGDIHMAWANDVPYNAGTYPLSASAATEFVVTSVTSDNLDDIVKVPEGTVSAIAAPVIRAANRHVRWVDTDRHGYGVLDITADRAQMDYYVVSDRTDPRATSEWTRSYRTRSGTQRVERVYSPA